In the Pyrococcus kukulkanii genome, one interval contains:
- a CDS encoding bifunctional N(6)-L-threonylcarbamoyladenine synthase/serine/threonine protein kinase → MIALGIEGTAHTLGIGIVTENEVLANVFDTLTTEKGGIHPKEAAEHHARLLRPLLRKALNEAKITLEDVDVIAFSQGPGLGPALRVVATAARALAIKYNKPIVGVNHCIAHVEITKMFGVKDPVGLYVSGGNTQVLALEGGRYRVFGETLDIGIGNAIDVFARELGLGFPGGPKLEKLAQKGEKYIELPYAVKGMDLSFSGLLTEAIRKYKSGKYRAEDLAYSFQETAFAALVEVTERAIAHTEKDEVVLVGGVAANNRLREMLRIMAEDRGIKFFVPPYELCRDNGAMIAYTGLRMYRAGIKFKLEETIVKQKFRTDEVEITW, encoded by the coding sequence ATGATAGCACTTGGGATAGAAGGGACAGCTCACACACTTGGCATTGGAATCGTTACAGAAAATGAAGTACTAGCTAACGTTTTTGATACTTTAACAACTGAAAAAGGGGGGATACACCCGAAAGAAGCCGCAGAGCATCATGCTAGGCTTCTAAGGCCCTTATTGAGGAAAGCCCTTAATGAAGCAAAAATAACTCTTGAAGACGTTGACGTCATAGCTTTCTCTCAGGGCCCAGGATTGGGGCCCGCCCTACGAGTTGTAGCTACAGCAGCGCGTGCACTTGCCATAAAGTACAACAAGCCCATCGTCGGAGTAAATCATTGCATTGCCCACGTAGAAATAACAAAGATGTTTGGGGTAAAGGACCCAGTAGGACTTTACGTTAGTGGCGGAAATACTCAAGTTCTTGCCCTGGAAGGGGGAAGATACAGAGTTTTTGGTGAGACTTTAGACATTGGGATAGGAAATGCAATCGATGTATTCGCTAGGGAATTGGGGTTAGGATTCCCAGGGGGGCCAAAGCTTGAGAAGCTAGCCCAGAAAGGTGAAAAATATATAGAGTTACCATATGCCGTTAAAGGCATGGATTTGAGCTTTTCTGGGTTACTAACGGAAGCTATTAGAAAATACAAAAGCGGTAAATACAGAGCGGAAGATCTCGCGTACTCATTTCAGGAGACAGCATTTGCCGCTTTAGTGGAGGTAACTGAGAGAGCCATTGCACACACGGAAAAAGATGAGGTCGTCCTTGTAGGAGGCGTTGCGGCAAACAATAGGCTTAGGGAGATGCTCAGAATTATGGCCGAAGACCGAGGAATAAAATTCTTTGTGCCCCCTTACGAATTATGTCGAGATAATGGAGCAATGATAGCTTACACCGGATTAAGAATGTACAGAGCAGGGATAAAGTTCAAGCTTGAGGAAACTATAGTAAAGCAGAAGTTTAGAACTGACGAGGTTGAGATAACATGGTAG
- a CDS encoding V-type ATP synthase subunit I, whose protein sequence is MFKPEEMVKLEVVTLTRFRDVLLTFLHERGTVHIEEIPIEDIQRETPNEYYRKATSYSITISRLVDTLRSYLPPKSGGIKEFIFPKEKKKRSYRYRGIEALIKDVESFLSQVEPKIREIESEATRISNEISNIKSSIKVLELLSALNIEVEYLRPGSFLNIEVGTLEREKVEKAIKEMVEATSGKVHVLRKDLGAISLLVVVTLKEDAGKIASILAKYGFEKVEIPEGKGLPRDLIPEYMNKLREKEDELERVRARGREIAEKYYEEVLFYKELMDNERDKANYLQYLVKTEMTFGLLGWVPKSKLDEIIEGIKKITQGKVYINVREPTEKEIENVPVKLRNPDFISQFEMLTEMYGVPKYNEIDPTPIMAFTYSFFFGFMLTDFMYGLLLGVISALLVKGHSKLRDGTWKFAKIMLWASAFTMILGIAFGSYFGNALDMIGIHVPRLMDSMKQAMDVLMVALAIGLAHLFTGYLLGFIVRWKNGDKKGAVFEQLPWLLIIIGITLYALSSKLEIPEIAFKGVFGLGLVLFAIGEVMSNGAMALLLIISDFFGFVGNWLSYARLMALALATSGIALVINIMVQMIWGVKIGPVPLGILIGIIVFIGGHIFSTAINALGAFVHALRLHYVEFFGTFYSGEGRRFEPFAAKREVSKLEIEIGGE, encoded by the coding sequence ATGTTTAAGCCTGAAGAGATGGTAAAATTAGAGGTCGTTACACTAACTAGGTTTCGTGACGTACTCCTGACTTTCCTTCACGAGAGAGGAACCGTTCACATTGAGGAGATACCTATTGAAGATATCCAGAGAGAGACACCTAATGAATATTATAGGAAGGCTACCTCGTATAGCATTACAATTTCAAGGTTAGTGGACACCCTTAGGTCATATCTTCCGCCTAAATCTGGCGGGATTAAGGAATTCATCTTCCCCAAAGAAAAGAAGAAAAGAAGTTATAGATATCGTGGAATAGAGGCTTTAATTAAGGACGTTGAATCTTTCCTCTCTCAGGTAGAACCTAAGATTAGGGAAATCGAAAGTGAAGCTACCAGGATTTCAAATGAGATATCGAATATAAAGTCTTCTATTAAGGTTTTGGAGCTCCTATCAGCCTTGAATATTGAGGTAGAATATCTTAGGCCTGGAAGTTTCTTAAACATTGAGGTTGGAACCCTAGAGAGGGAAAAGGTTGAAAAAGCAATAAAAGAAATGGTTGAAGCTACTTCTGGTAAAGTACATGTTCTTAGGAAAGATCTCGGGGCAATTTCTCTTCTTGTAGTTGTGACACTTAAAGAAGATGCCGGTAAAATTGCTTCAATACTTGCAAAGTATGGATTTGAGAAAGTTGAAATACCAGAGGGTAAAGGATTGCCGAGAGATCTCATCCCTGAGTATATGAACAAACTAAGAGAAAAAGAGGATGAATTAGAGCGGGTTAGAGCTAGGGGTAGAGAAATAGCAGAGAAATATTATGAAGAAGTATTGTTTTATAAAGAGCTAATGGATAACGAGAGGGACAAAGCAAACTACCTTCAGTATCTTGTTAAGACTGAGATGACATTTGGACTTTTGGGTTGGGTTCCAAAATCAAAACTTGACGAAATAATTGAAGGAATAAAAAAGATAACCCAAGGAAAAGTTTACATTAACGTACGAGAGCCCACAGAGAAAGAGATTGAAAACGTTCCCGTTAAACTTAGGAATCCTGATTTCATAAGTCAGTTTGAAATGCTGACGGAAATGTATGGAGTTCCTAAGTATAATGAGATAGATCCAACACCGATCATGGCATTCACGTACTCATTCTTCTTCGGTTTCATGCTCACGGATTTCATGTATGGTCTTCTCCTTGGAGTGATATCTGCTCTGCTTGTAAAAGGCCATTCAAAGCTTAGGGATGGAACTTGGAAATTCGCCAAGATAATGCTCTGGGCATCCGCTTTCACAATGATTCTTGGAATAGCCTTCGGTAGCTACTTTGGCAATGCCCTTGACATGATAGGAATCCACGTTCCTAGGCTTATGGACTCTATGAAGCAGGCAATGGACGTTCTCATGGTAGCCCTCGCTATAGGTCTTGCACACTTATTCACCGGATACCTTCTGGGCTTCATAGTTAGGTGGAAGAATGGTGACAAGAAAGGTGCAGTGTTTGAACAGTTACCTTGGCTCCTGATAATAATAGGCATTACTCTGTACGCTCTTTCCTCAAAGCTTGAAATTCCTGAAATCGCGTTTAAGGGAGTATTTGGTCTTGGCTTGGTCCTCTTCGCTATAGGTGAGGTAATGAGCAATGGGGCCATGGCACTGTTGCTGATAATTTCGGATTTCTTTGGGTTTGTAGGTAATTGGCTCAGCTACGCTAGACTAATGGCTCTTGCACTGGCGACTTCTGGAATTGCACTCGTAATTAATATCATGGTTCAGATGATATGGGGAGTTAAAATTGGCCCCGTTCCTCTCGGTATACTCATAGGAATTATAGTTTTTATAGGTGGGCACATCTTCTCAACGGCGATAAATGCTTTAGGTGCCTTTGTTCACGCTCTCCGTCTCCATTATGTTGAATTCTTTGGAACGTTTTATTCGGGTGAAGGTAGAAGGTTTGAGCCATTTGCGGCTAAGAGGGAGGTATCTAAGTTAGAGATAGAAATAGGAGGTGAATGA
- a CDS encoding protein translocase subunit SecF gives MIKEKLKILVEMEPRKMIMYPLIVFGIALIIILANYITTGSIVKEGIELQGGSVITLQGVTADPDTIAEKIREETGISVNVEKFTSVTGGGGIRVYIPAGENVDKVKEALKQLFPNVEPQTTVIGPTFGRMVKEQGIKAITYAFIGMAIVVFLFFRVPVPSLTVVFSAFSDMVIAIALMDIFGIELSQATIAALLMLIGYSVDSNILLTTRLLKRKEFTVEEAYYSSLKTGFTMSTTTLGALASLWLFSTAQVIDDIASVLIFGLLADFMNTWILNAGVLRLYITKREGKK, from the coding sequence GTGATCAAAGAGAAGTTGAAGATTTTAGTTGAAATGGAACCCAGGAAAATGATCATGTATCCCCTCATAGTTTTTGGTATTGCGTTGATAATAATATTGGCTAACTATATTACCACAGGAAGCATAGTTAAAGAGGGTATAGAACTCCAGGGGGGCTCGGTAATAACTCTTCAAGGTGTGACTGCAGATCCTGATACTATTGCCGAGAAAATAAGGGAAGAAACAGGAATAAGTGTAAATGTAGAGAAGTTCACAAGTGTAACAGGTGGAGGAGGGATTAGGGTTTATATCCCGGCTGGAGAAAATGTTGATAAGGTTAAGGAGGCACTAAAACAGCTGTTTCCAAATGTTGAACCACAGACAACTGTGATAGGACCTACCTTCGGTAGAATGGTGAAGGAACAGGGAATAAAGGCCATAACCTATGCATTTATAGGTATGGCCATTGTGGTCTTCTTATTCTTTAGGGTTCCAGTTCCATCGCTTACAGTTGTGTTCTCAGCGTTTTCAGATATGGTGATCGCCATTGCATTAATGGACATTTTTGGGATAGAGCTTAGTCAGGCAACTATTGCAGCTTTACTCATGCTTATAGGTTATTCCGTAGACAGTAATATCCTCCTAACAACGAGACTTTTAAAACGGAAGGAGTTTACGGTTGAAGAGGCATATTATTCATCTCTTAAGACTGGATTCACGATGAGCACCACTACATTAGGAGCACTGGCATCTTTGTGGCTCTTCTCGACTGCCCAGGTTATAGATGATATAGCCTCAGTACTGATATTCGGTTTACTTGCAGATTTCATGAATACTTGGATATTAAATGCGGGGGTTCTAAGATTGTATATAACCAAGAGGGAGGGTAAAAAATGA
- a CDS encoding potassium channel family protein, which yields MYIIIMGAGRIGTLVAKMLENAGHDVAIIEMNKERAKEISEHITGLVIEGDATDQKVLEEANVKKADAFAALTGRDDANILACILVKHINPNIMTILRITDPTKKQVFEEVKELKTYFDIVVSPEDIAANYIFRTLVTPGFNRVLLPREGAEIVQFQITEENEVAGKSVKDLGLPKDSLIIAIYDEKGNLVIPSGDTVLPNKGQVVIFAKSSALQDVKKIMEAKKKGG from the coding sequence ATGTACATCATAATCATGGGGGCTGGAAGAATAGGAACCCTAGTCGCTAAGATGCTTGAAAACGCTGGCCATGATGTTGCGATAATCGAGATGAATAAGGAGAGGGCCAAAGAAATTTCGGAACACATAACTGGACTCGTGATTGAAGGGGATGCCACCGACCAAAAGGTTTTGGAGGAGGCTAATGTAAAAAAAGCAGATGCTTTCGCTGCTTTAACTGGGAGGGATGATGCAAATATTTTGGCATGTATCTTGGTGAAGCATATAAACCCAAATATTATGACAATTTTAAGAATTACGGATCCAACTAAGAAGCAAGTTTTTGAAGAAGTTAAAGAGTTAAAGACATATTTTGATATTGTTGTATCCCCTGAAGACATAGCCGCAAATTACATCTTTAGGACTCTTGTGACCCCAGGGTTTAACAGAGTCCTATTACCCAGAGAAGGGGCTGAGATAGTTCAATTTCAAATAACGGAGGAGAATGAAGTTGCAGGTAAATCTGTTAAAGATTTGGGCCTTCCAAAAGATTCTCTGATAATAGCAATTTACGATGAAAAGGGGAATCTCGTAATACCCTCAGGGGACACAGTCTTGCCAAATAAGGGGCAAGTTGTCATTTTTGCAAAAAGTTCTGCGCTTCAGGATGTGAAGAAAATTATGGAGGCAAAAAAGAAAGGAGGATAG
- a CDS encoding DUF835 domain-containing protein codes for MVDFLPFAYRVSLFLIFLVLMVYSIRQYIESPPEFKSLFRNSSILFGVASLVRFIDVLYLYISIPYYHDIHVLGHVVVLVSISWIYISFTRRLTSFFYPKEPKIKGVHAYLVTSLIEVESLLRGSKVLAITRNPEIYRKYNAKVVWVTTTKEKHGVSPTALHVILDLAIRFAQENNGGVVVLDCVEFLTLYNGFKSTYKFLTNLKDHLLTKGAKLIIITNPQALDKKEWNLLRREFIQPENVLSL; via the coding sequence ATGGTAGATTTTTTACCCTTTGCATATAGAGTCTCACTATTCCTAATATTCCTGGTTCTTATGGTTTACAGTATCCGCCAATATATAGAAAGCCCCCCAGAATTTAAGTCGCTCTTTAGAAACAGCTCCATCCTGTTTGGAGTTGCCTCACTAGTTAGGTTCATTGATGTCCTATACCTATACATTTCTATCCCATATTATCATGATATCCATGTTCTTGGACATGTTGTGGTATTGGTTAGCATTTCATGGATATACATCAGCTTCACCAGAAGGTTAACGAGCTTTTTCTATCCAAAAGAACCAAAAATTAAAGGTGTTCATGCATACTTAGTGACATCACTTATAGAGGTAGAAAGCTTGCTAAGAGGGTCAAAAGTACTTGCCATAACAAGGAATCCCGAGATTTACAGGAAGTACAATGCAAAAGTAGTCTGGGTGACAACGACAAAGGAAAAACATGGTGTATCTCCAACGGCACTTCATGTTATCCTTGACTTGGCCATTAGGTTTGCCCAGGAAAATAATGGTGGGGTGGTGGTTTTAGATTGTGTAGAGTTCCTAACCTTATATAACGGCTTTAAATCAACGTATAAGTTTCTTACAAATTTGAAAGATCACCTTCTGACAAAGGGGGCAAAGCTTATCATAATAACAAATCCTCAAGCCCTAGACAAGAAAGAATGGAACTTACTTAGGAGAGAGTTTATCCAACCGGAGAACGTCCTTTCTCTTTAA
- a CDS encoding ATP synthase subunit K (produces ATP from ADP in the presence of a proton gradient across the membrane; the K subunit is a nonenzymatic component which binds the dimeric form by interacting with the G and E subunits), with protein MDPIVYVALGMALGAGIAGAASSFGVGIAGAAAAGAVAEDEKNFRNALILEGLPMTQSIYGLITLFLIGMTAGIIGGGGFKFAEPTTQNLIKSAILFGAGLLVGLTGLSAIPQGIIASAGVGAVSKNPKTFTQNLIFAAMAETMAIFGLVGAIILIMSL; from the coding sequence ATGGATCCAATAGTTTACGTTGCCCTGGGTATGGCGCTTGGAGCAGGAATAGCAGGAGCTGCATCTTCGTTTGGAGTTGGGATAGCTGGTGCCGCTGCCGCAGGAGCAGTGGCAGAAGATGAGAAGAACTTCAGGAATGCATTGATTCTTGAGGGTCTTCCAATGACCCAGAGTATCTACGGTCTCATTACCCTGTTCCTGATAGGAATGACGGCGGGGATAATCGGTGGAGGGGGCTTCAAGTTCGCCGAACCAACTACTCAGAATCTCATTAAGAGCGCAATCTTGTTCGGTGCAGGTCTTTTAGTTGGTCTTACGGGGCTTTCAGCAATCCCACAGGGTATCATTGCAAGTGCTGGCGTTGGTGCAGTCAGCAAGAACCCCAAGACATTTACCCAGAACCTTATCTTTGCTGCTATGGCAGAGACGATGGCAATATTTGGTCTCGTTGGAGCAATAATACTGATTATGAGCCTCTGA
- a CDS encoding lysylphosphatidylglycerol synthase transmembrane domain-containing protein: MNAKKYLTIIVGIGIIIVLLWWAGIRDTIGLMLQANLKYLALAVLMYCIAILSWSIRWGVFLRGANIRTSFIKVIEGVFVGIFLNNLTPGARTGGEAVKALYIAKSSNGTYPKVFATVMADRILDIIPVAMLMLIALIYSVVHGIKVIVWVLLLSLILLMLVVIITVVFSVKENYAMSLIMGIFRIFRRIFPSRLSNYEEKMESKIKGGIREFKSTLIGISKRKRDVVFSTLWSFVLWLSDVLRTYFIFLSLGNRVSLLQVLLVKMASMALAMISVIPGGIGISETIQSALFLAVGVEKTVAVSATVLDRIISFWAPTFIGGVLVLKRKDVLRLDKLSPK; this comes from the coding sequence ATGAATGCCAAGAAGTACTTAACAATTATCGTTGGGATTGGAATAATCATAGTCCTGTTGTGGTGGGCGGGTATTAGGGATACCATAGGTTTAATGCTTCAAGCTAATCTAAAGTATCTAGCTTTGGCTGTTCTTATGTATTGCATAGCTATTCTCTCGTGGTCTATTAGATGGGGTGTGTTCCTAAGAGGGGCGAATATTAGAACCTCATTTATTAAGGTAATTGAAGGTGTGTTTGTTGGTATATTCCTTAACAACTTGACACCAGGTGCCAGGACGGGCGGTGAGGCTGTTAAGGCATTATATATTGCAAAATCTTCAAACGGTACATATCCAAAGGTTTTTGCGACTGTCATGGCTGATAGAATCCTCGACATTATACCCGTTGCCATGCTAATGCTAATAGCTCTTATATATTCAGTTGTCCACGGAATAAAAGTCATAGTATGGGTTCTTTTGCTGTCCTTGATTCTTTTAATGCTTGTTGTCATAATTACGGTTGTGTTCTCTGTTAAGGAAAATTATGCAATGTCATTGATAATGGGGATATTTAGGATTTTTAGAAGGATTTTCCCGAGTAGACTTTCAAACTACGAAGAAAAAATGGAAAGTAAGATAAAGGGAGGAATTAGAGAATTTAAATCAACACTTATTGGTATATCAAAAAGGAAGAGAGACGTTGTATTTAGTACACTCTGGTCATTTGTGTTATGGCTCTCTGACGTTTTAAGAACGTATTTTATTTTCTTAAGCTTGGGGAATAGGGTGTCCCTGCTTCAGGTTTTGCTTGTTAAAATGGCGTCAATGGCCTTAGCCATGATTAGTGTTATCCCAGGAGGGATAGGAATTAGTGAAACTATCCAATCTGCCTTATTCCTAGCTGTTGGTGTGGAAAAAACGGTGGCAGTTTCTGCCACGGTTCTCGATAGGATAATCTCATTTTGGGCTCCTACATTTATAGGAGGGGTTCTTGTATTAAAGAGAAAGGACGTTCTCCGGTTGGATAAACTCTCTCCTAAGTAA
- a CDS encoding DUF3201 domain-containing protein, with protein sequence MMIREVHELLNKMWEGIFELREELREELEGFEVEDVSEVFNAYLYIDGKWEEMKYPHPAFTVKPAGEIGATPQGFYFVFAFPKDELTEEFVREFISKFQRSFIYGMENFLDDFYNYEHPRDPKEVWESIVKSSEEMINFEVDFPFDKEKLKKDLFDFIELARRFNLL encoded by the coding sequence GTGATGATTCGGGAAGTCCATGAGTTATTAAATAAGATGTGGGAAGGAATTTTTGAACTTAGGGAAGAGCTTAGGGAAGAGCTTGAGGGTTTTGAGGTTGAGGACGTTAGCGAGGTGTTTAACGCCTATCTCTATATAGATGGCAAGTGGGAGGAGATGAAATATCCTCATCCGGCATTTACCGTTAAACCTGCTGGAGAGATTGGTGCAACGCCTCAGGGCTTCTACTTTGTCTTTGCATTTCCAAAGGATGAGCTTACCGAGGAGTTTGTGCGGGAATTCATAAGTAAATTCCAAAGATCGTTCATTTATGGGATGGAAAACTTTCTTGATGATTTCTACAATTATGAACATCCGAGGGATCCTAAGGAGGTTTGGGAAAGCATCGTTAAGAGTAGTGAAGAAATGATAAACTTCGAAGTAGACTTTCCTTTTGACAAGGAGAAACTTAAAAAAGACCTTTTTGATTTTATTGAACTTGCTAGGAGGTTTAATCTCCTATGA
- a CDS encoding V-type ATP synthase subunit H, translated as MEDILREIVKAERLAEERIEKAKIQAKEIVKNAKIDARKIEEEIINNAQKEATRIIEGKKKEGEDEAKKILSEGEKEIEELKAKAQERFEQAVSECLKLIRGM; from the coding sequence ATGGAGGACATCCTCAGAGAGATCGTTAAAGCCGAAAGGCTCGCCGAGGAGAGAATTGAAAAGGCTAAGATTCAAGCCAAGGAAATCGTGAAAAATGCAAAAATTGATGCCAGGAAAATTGAGGAAGAGATAATAAATAACGCCCAGAAAGAAGCAACAAGAATTATTGAAGGAAAGAAAAAAGAGGGTGAGGATGAAGCCAAGAAGATTCTTTCCGAGGGGGAAAAAGAAATTGAAGAACTCAAAGCAAAGGCACAAGAACGATTTGAGCAGGCTGTTTCTGAGTGTTTAAAACTTATAAGAGGGATGTAG
- a CDS encoding preprotein translocase subunit SecD, translating to MKWKKILLNGRVILLIFFLMISIISLATRGLTFGLDISGGISITVKLEKPVDPQTMEQVRIALDQRLNALGVKDITIEPWGNQFVIIKVARVSEEEADQLVKTIERQGVFYAEFEGVIFATGKDILNVGSVGYDPRQSAWVVPFRLSKEAAEKFAELARGKAGYPVDMFLDPPVNSTLVVSKEFYNALISPEFIMSGDMTLAERIEKAFNIKIIVYNNQTPEEIAEVTKNSERIILVDVDNNLTKELKALGLNVEIWTKEKGEEMDEFVRRVLRLYGPYKVGSGLATGQPQTEVMISIGGSQNDIRARNDAQIVAVVLRSGSLPVKLSIERIDYISPKLGENFKQQVLIAGIAALLVVGAIVYLHYRRFKIAIPVMFTSFSEVLIILGIASMIRWNLDLPSIAGIIAAIGTGVDQQIVITDELLGEVGGGKRRLIKRSGVLKRMGRAFFIILASATTTIVAMSFLFKFFVGGLRGFAFTTILGVLVGILITRPAYGEIAKVLIGERR from the coding sequence ATGAAATGGAAGAAGATACTGTTAAATGGCAGGGTTATCCTACTCATATTCTTTTTGATGATTTCCATAATTTCCCTGGCAACAAGAGGACTAACATTTGGCCTCGATATAAGCGGTGGAATTTCCATAACTGTAAAGCTTGAGAAGCCTGTTGATCCCCAAACAATGGAACAGGTAAGAATAGCCCTGGACCAGAGGCTTAATGCCTTAGGTGTTAAAGATATTACAATAGAGCCCTGGGGTAACCAATTTGTAATAATTAAAGTTGCAAGGGTAAGCGAAGAGGAAGCTGACCAATTAGTTAAAACGATAGAGAGGCAGGGTGTATTCTATGCAGAATTTGAGGGGGTTATATTTGCTACTGGAAAAGACATTCTTAATGTGGGTAGCGTTGGTTATGATCCAAGGCAAAGTGCATGGGTCGTACCCTTTAGGCTTTCAAAGGAAGCAGCAGAAAAGTTTGCAGAATTGGCAAGAGGAAAGGCCGGATATCCTGTTGACATGTTCTTAGATCCTCCCGTCAATTCAACCCTTGTAGTTTCAAAAGAATTCTACAATGCATTGATATCTCCTGAATTCATAATGTCGGGAGATATGACGTTAGCTGAGAGAATTGAGAAGGCCTTTAATATAAAGATCATAGTATACAATAATCAGACACCAGAGGAAATAGCCGAGGTTACAAAAAACTCAGAGAGGATAATATTAGTCGATGTGGATAATAATCTTACAAAAGAACTTAAGGCTCTGGGGTTAAATGTTGAGATTTGGACTAAGGAAAAGGGAGAGGAAATGGACGAGTTCGTTAGGAGGGTACTCAGACTTTATGGTCCATATAAGGTTGGCTCGGGACTTGCTACTGGACAGCCCCAGACTGAGGTCATGATATCAATTGGAGGATCTCAGAATGACATCCGAGCAAGGAATGATGCACAGATTGTGGCTGTTGTCCTTAGAAGTGGTTCCCTTCCAGTAAAACTTTCAATTGAAAGGATAGACTACATATCTCCAAAACTTGGTGAAAACTTCAAACAACAAGTTTTAATTGCAGGCATTGCGGCTCTCTTGGTCGTTGGAGCGATTGTATACCTACACTACAGGAGATTTAAAATAGCTATTCCTGTTATGTTTACGAGTTTCAGTGAGGTTCTAATAATCCTTGGTATTGCCTCGATGATCAGATGGAATCTTGATCTACCTAGCATAGCTGGAATAATAGCCGCAATTGGGACTGGTGTTGATCAACAAATAGTGATTACGGATGAGCTCCTTGGTGAAGTGGGTGGGGGGAAGAGACGGTTGATAAAAAGGAGTGGAGTTCTAAAAAGAATGGGAAGAGCCTTTTTCATAATCCTGGCATCAGCAACAACAACAATAGTTGCAATGAGTTTTCTCTTCAAGTTCTTTGTTGGGGGTCTGAGAGGATTTGCATTCACAACTATCTTAGGAGTCCTAGTGGGGATCCTCATAACTAGGCCAGCATATGGAGAGATAGCTAAGGTACTAATCGGAGAGAGGAGGTGA
- a CDS encoding NOL1/NOP2/sun family putative RNA methylase — protein MSYLEAFPPELQEYYRRLFGKEAEEIMRRLREPVEHYYIRVNTLKISRDKLIEELRKEGLRPKRSPYLPEGLYFVREGPNFPDDYNPKLPTVVVNKFAAESVYQGAMLYAPGVLKADKGIREGDEVQIRDSRGLLVGVGIARMDYKEMIEATRGLAVEVTLPKFKLPSLSELKAFEKGYFYPQSLPSMVTARVLEPQEEDVIIDMAAAPGGKTTHIAQLLQNRGEIIAIDKSKNRLKKMEENLKRLGVKNVKLIQMDARSLPDLGIKADKILLDAPCTALGVRPKLWEERTPRHIEATARYQRAFIWAAIKSLRRGGVLVYSTCTLSYEENEENVRFMIKKGMKLEEQSLFIGSPGIGLEKVQRFYPHKHLTQGFFIAKLRKVRD, from the coding sequence ATGAGTTACTTAGAGGCATTTCCTCCAGAACTCCAGGAATATTATAGGAGATTATTCGGTAAGGAAGCTGAGGAGATAATGAGAAGGCTTAGGGAGCCCGTAGAACATTACTATATAAGGGTTAACACCCTTAAAATAAGTCGAGATAAGTTAATTGAGGAACTTAGGAAAGAAGGGCTGAGGCCAAAACGAAGCCCATATCTCCCGGAAGGTTTGTACTTCGTCAGGGAGGGTCCAAACTTTCCTGACGATTATAATCCAAAGCTTCCAACAGTTGTCGTTAACAAATTTGCCGCTGAAAGTGTTTATCAGGGAGCAATGCTTTATGCCCCAGGGGTTTTAAAGGCAGATAAAGGTATAAGAGAGGGAGATGAGGTTCAAATTAGAGATTCTAGGGGACTCCTTGTTGGTGTTGGGATTGCAAGGATGGATTACAAGGAAATGATAGAAGCTACAAGAGGACTAGCTGTTGAAGTTACATTGCCTAAATTTAAGCTTCCGAGTTTAAGCGAGCTTAAGGCCTTTGAGAAGGGTTACTTCTATCCTCAAAGTCTCCCCTCAATGGTCACTGCTAGGGTTCTGGAACCTCAAGAGGAGGATGTAATAATCGATATGGCTGCTGCTCCTGGCGGTAAGACTACTCACATAGCTCAACTCCTCCAAAATAGAGGTGAAATAATTGCCATAGACAAATCAAAAAATAGGCTTAAAAAAATGGAGGAGAACCTTAAGAGGCTTGGCGTTAAGAACGTGAAATTAATTCAGATGGACGCAAGGAGCTTACCCGATTTAGGAATAAAAGCGGACAAGATACTTCTTGATGCTCCATGTACTGCCCTAGGAGTTAGGCCAAAGTTATGGGAGGAGAGGACGCCAAGGCATATTGAAGCCACTGCAAGGTACCAAAGGGCCTTCATATGGGCTGCAATTAAGAGTTTGAGGAGGGGAGGTGTCTTAGTTTACTCTACGTGCACGCTGAGTTATGAGGAGAATGAGGAAAACGTTAGGTTCATGATAAAAAAGGGAATGAAGCTTGAGGAGCAGTCGCTCTTTATAGGTTCCCCAGGAATCGGACTTGAAAAGGTTCAAAGGTTTTATCCTCACAAACACTTAACTCAGGGCTTCTTTATAGCTAAGCTCAGAAAGGTGAGGGATTAA